The Chitinophagaceae bacterium nucleotide sequence GACTTTAATTTATTACTACCAATCTTAAACTGATATGATTACTGCACTACTGATTTTTGTTTTTGTAGCCGGCTATGCCGCCATTGCTTTTGAGCATCCGCTGAAACTGAACAAAGCAGCATCGGCTTTAATTACTGGTGTACTTTGCTGGACCATTTATATGCTGCAAAGTGAAACAACTCATCTTGTGGGCGAAGAGCTTTTGCATCACCTCGGTGAAATTGCATCGATCCTTTTCTTTCTGTTAGGTGCCATGACGATTGTGGAGCTGATCGACTCACACGATGGATTTGATATCATTACACAAAAAATAAAAACAACCAGCAAATCAAAACTGCTGCTGCTCATTACAGCCATTACTTTTTTTCTTTCTGCTTTACTTGATAATTTAACCACGGCCATCGTTATGACTTCACTCTGTTCAAAAATACTCAGTGAAAAAGAAGACAGGCTCTGGTTTGCAGGTATGATTGTGATTGCAGCCAACGCCGGTGGTGCATGGTCGCCTTTGGGAGATGTTACAACAACCATGCTCTGGATCGGCGGACAAATTACAGCACTGAATATTATGAAGCAGCTAATACTGCCAAGCCTTGCAGCAAGTATTCTTCCTGCATTGATTGTTGCCTACCGCTTCAAGGGGAAAAAGGTTGCTGCCATACCGGAAGCAGTGACTACCGCAAAAGAAAAAAGAGACGGGCAGATCATTTTATTTTCAGGTATTGGATTTCTGATTTTTGTTCCGGTATTTAAAACGATTACACATTTACCACCGTTCATGGGTATGTTACTGGCATTGGGATTGATGTGGGTTATAACAACTGTTATTCATAAAAGCAAAAAATCAGAAATTGCAGAACGGTATACAGTTGCAAGAGCATTACAAAAAGTTGATACACCCAGTATTTTATTCTTCTTAGGGATATTACTTGCTGTGTCAGCATTACAATCAATTGGCCTGCTGAAAGAGCTTGCAACATTTCTTACAACTACTTTTAAAAACGATTATTTAATCGGCATTGCATTGGGATTACTTTCTGCTATTGTTGACAATGTACCATTAGTTGCAGCATCGCAGGGTATGTTTGATTTGGCAACTTATCCAACCGATCATCCCTTCTGGGAATTTCTTGCTTTAACAACAGGAACAGGAGGAAGTGCAGTGATCATTGGTACAGCAGCAGGTGTTGCTGTAATGGGAATTGAACAGATTGATTTTATGTGGTACCTGAAAAAATTGGCTGGCTGGCTCTCGTTGGCTTTGCAGCAGGTATCCTGATCTTTTTGTTACAACTGCAAATGGCAGGGTAAGTTAATATGGAAAGAACAGTTATGGGAATTAAATCACTATATCAGCTTATCATTCATTTTCTGCGGACAAAGCTAAGCAGAATGCAGTTTGTTATGGTCATTGCCACTTTCACCGGTTTAGCATCAGGTTTGGTTGCTGTGTTACTGAAAACAGTTGTACATTTTGTACAGCATTTGATTTACGGTATTCCCATTTCCTTTTTTGGTTACCTTCTATTCCCTGCCATAGGTTTAGTACTTACTGTTTTCATCATCCGTCATTTTTTTGGCGGACAGATTGAAAAAGGAATTGCCATGGTTCTTCGTGCAATTGCAAGAAAGTCATCCTTCATTCCTTTGAGTCATACTTATCTGCATGTTGTTACAAGTTCGGTTACGGTTGGTCTTGGAGGCTCAGTCGGTTTGGAAGCGCCTATTGTAGCAACAGGTTCGGCAGTTGGCTCCAACCTGTCACGTATCAGCGATCTAAATTACCAGGAACGAACCCTGTTAATTGCCTGTGGTGCTGCTGCAGGTATTTCAGCTGTATTTAATGCCCCTATCGCCGGAGTAATATTTGCTATAGAAGTATTGCTGGCTGAAACGGTAGTAAGCTATTTTATACCGTTGATGATTTCATCTGTTGTTGGTGCATTGTGTTCCAAAATTATTCTGAAAGAAGAATCCCTGTTCAACTTTGTATTAAAGCAATCATTCGATTATAAGAATGTTCCTTTCTATATACTGCTGGGTATTCTTGCTGGATTTATTTCACTTTATTATGCAAGAACATATAAACGAACTGAACAACGAATTCATGGATGGAAAATGAATGGATATTTAAAAGCAGCTATTGGAGGCTTACTACTGTTGCTGATTTATTTTGTATTTCCGCCGTTATTCGGCGAAGGTTATAACAGTGTAAAAGCAGTTGCCAATGGCACACTTACTTCCTTTACTGATAATACAACTTTGTTTTCCATACTTAATGATAACTGGGGTATCATTGCATTTACCGGATTGATTGTTTTATTTAAACCAATTGCAGCAGGTATTACAATTGGTGCCGGAGGCAATGGTGGCAACTTTGCTCCTTCCCTTTTTACAGGCGCTTATCTAGGATTCTTTTTTTCGAAACTAATGAACACAACTCCATGGATTAAAATACCGGAGGGCAATTTCAGTCTCGTAGGAATGTCCGGAGTGTTAAGCGGTGTAATGTATGCGCCTTTAACTGCTATTTTTCTTATTGCAGAAATCACAAATGGCTATGAACTGTTTATACCCCTGATGATCGTTTCATCCATTTCCTTCTTTATTGTGAAATCGTATGAACCATTTTCAATGGAGATAAAAAAATTAGCCAAAGAAGGGCAAATCTTCACACATAAAAAAGAAAAAAATATACTTACGACAATTCAGCTTGCCGATATGCTGCAGGACACTTATGACAGTATCAGCGTAGATAAAAAACTGAAAGACCTGGTTGAGATTATTAAGCAAAGTGAAAAGAACATATTTGCAGTAGTGGATGGAAAGGAACGGTTTATCGGCATCATTGAACTAAACGATATCAAACAACGGATCTTTCAACCTGATCAATTTGAAAGAACAAGCATCCGGTCACTCATGAAAAAACCTTCGGCCATTTTACAGCTCGATAATGACATGCATACAGTGATGGAAAAATTTGATATAACACAAAGCTGGTACTTACCTGTGCTCACAAAAGAGAAAAAATTTATTGGCTTTATCTCAAAAACAAAACTGTTTAACAAATACAGGGAAATACTTGCTTCACAGGGTGACTTGTATGAACAGGCATAAATGTTCCCTCAATTCCCCATCCTCATCCAGTTCAGTGAAACATCCATAAACAGACTCCGGTTAATGGTAAGAATAAGGCGGTTTGAATTCTTTTCTTACCTGCTGGTGATCCGCTAACTGATAAGAAATTTTTATATATTCAATTATGCATTTGCACAAGTCTGGAGAATCAATAATTCCGATAATTACCGGATTCCTGCTTCGTAAATTCCCGGTTATAAAAAACCTTCAACAAATTAAAAAATGCCAAAGCTCCTTATCATCACCCTGCTGAGTTTAGTTTTACTGAATGCCTGTAAGGAAGCAGGGCAAAAGAAATCAGTTAATAAAACTTCACAGTCATCGTATACACTTCCAACACCCAAAGGCTGGACAACCGAGTTGTTCATGATTCCCATCAGTTTTGCTCCTGAAATTTCCTACAAAGGTGTTGAAGACATTCGTTTTGCAGCAGGTTGGGGCAATGCACAAAGCAATGAATACTGGACCTATGCTTTTCTCTGGAGCTTAGAAAACGCACAGGAAATAAATGCTGAAATAATTCAGCGCAACCTGTCGGCTTATTATGCAGGATTAATCGCAAGCAATATTGAAAGCCGCAAAATACCTGCAGATAAAATTTTCCCGCCAAAAGTAGCCATCGAAAAAATAAAAACAGATGCAGAAGATATTGAAACCTTCAGCGGAAGTATTTACATGCTTGATTATATGCAACAGAAACCGATTACGCTTTACTGTATTGTTCACATAAAATCCTGTGCAGACAAAAACAGAACCTTTCTGTTTCATGAAATATCTTCAAAGCCTTTAACGGATAGTGTCTGGCAAAGCCTGAATCAGATAAATAAGGAGTTCATATGTAACCAGAATTGATGACAAAGAAAGTATTTCATTACTTCCCATTCTGCTTTCCGCCCAGCATTGGCACAAACGAGAATGCATCAAACTCTTCCTCGCTGTAAGAACCATCGGCCAGTTTGGTTAAACGTTTCATACGTTGTGCATCACCTTCATCAACCGGGATCACCATCTTTCCGCCCACTTTCATCTGTTCAATCAATTTCGGCGGAACAAAAGGAGCAGCTGCAGTAATAATCACTTTATCGAATGGCGCATAGGTTGGCAATCCTTCAAATCCATCACCAAAAAAGAATTTGATGTTGTGATATTTTTTTAAAAAAGGAAACGCAACTTTATTAAAGTCGTATAATTTTTTCTGTCGTTCAATGCTGTACACCTGTGCATTCATTTCTGCAAGCACACAGGCCTGGTAAGCACTGCCGGTACCAATCTCCAGTACTTTATCGTATGGCTTAATGTCCAGAAGCTGTGTTTGATATGCAACCGTGTAGGGTTGAGAAATGGTTTGCCCCTCATCAATGGGAAAAGCACGGTCTTCGTATGCAATTTCATCAAAAGCAGTATCTAAAAAATAATGACGGGGAAGTGTATTGATGGCTTCCAGCACCCGTTCATCAGTAATGCCTTTGCTGCGCAGTAAATCAACTAACTTTTTACGCAGTCCTTTGGGGCGGTAACTATCTTCAAATCGTCTCATAAGCCCTAAATCCCTGAAGGGACTTTTTGCGTGCAAAATAAGAAACCCCGACTGATAAACAGCAGTAAGTTGAAATTAAGTTTATGATGAGTATGTATAGCAATGCCGTATCTCATCAAATATTCTGCAATAAAAAACTGCACCGGAAAGATGCAGTTTTTTATTTTTATGTCAACCTCATGATGCTTTTGTTATGCAGGGTATGCGTACATCTTACATCGTACTTCTAACATCATTTCAACTTCATATCCTTTATAATTCCATCAATCCGGTCATTCAACTGCTGATGCACTGCATCAAAGTTTTCTGCTTTATCCAGTTTATCATGCACACTGAAATAGAATTTGATCTTTGGCTCTGTACCGCTTGGCCTTGCTGAAATTTTACTTCCATCAGCTAATATAAACTGCAGCACATTTGATTTAGGTAAGTTGATGGTCCACTCCTCACCTGTCTGTACATTCTTTCCTTTCTGCAATTGATAATCGAGCAACTGAACCACTGCTGAACCATTAATAGAAGTTGGCGTATTGGTACGGTAACCTTCCATCATGGCTGCAATTTCTGCCTGGCCATTCATTCCTTTTTTAGTAATGGAAATAAGATTCTCCTTATAAAAACCATACTGCACATACAGATCAATCATTTTCTGGTACAGACTTCTTCCCTTGTTCTTTTCATATGCTGCCATTTCGCATAACAGGGCAACTGCACTGATGGCATCTTTATCACGGATCTTGCTGCCGATCATTAACCCATAACTTTCTTCACCGCCAACAATATAATTTTCTTTGCCTTCTTTTTCTTTAATGAGTTCAGCAATCCATTTAAAACCGGTAAGTACATTGTAGCAGTTAATACCAATCACTTTTGCAATGGTATCAATCATTTCTGTGGTTACAATTGTTTTCACCACCATATCATTGGGCTGATTAATGCCTTTTGCTTTTCTTGCTTCAATCATATAGTTAAAAGCAAGTACAGCAGTCTGGTTACCATTCATGAGCACCCAGTTTCCATTCAAATCTTTTATACCAATGCCTACACGATCGCTGTCAGGATCTGTACCCAGCAAAATATCTGCATCCAGTTCTTTAGCTTTCTTCAAACCAATACTCATTGCTTCTGCTTCTTCAGGATTAGGATAAACAACAGTAGGGAAGTTTCCATCAGGAATTTTCTGTTCATCAACAATGGTTACATTGGTAAAACCAAAACGCTTCAGAATTTCAGGAACTAATGTAATACCTGTACCATGAATAGAAGTATAAACAATTTTTAAATCATGCTGTGCTTTACATACTTCAGGATAAACACTTAATCCTTCAACCATTGTGAGGTAAGCATCATCCATTTCCTTACCGATCAGTGTAATATTACTTTCACCACCGCTCCATTTTACATCATCAACAGAAAGAATTTTATCCACTTCAATAATTACATTCTTATCATCGGGCGGAACCAGTTGCCCTCCATCATTCCAGTAAGCTTTGTATCCATTGTACTCTTTTGGATTATGTGAAGCGGTGCAAACCACACCACCCTGGCATCCGAGATGACGGATAGCAAAACTCAGTTCAGGTGTTGGACGCAATTCTTCAAACAAGTACACTTTAATTCCGTTTGCTCCCATTACATTGGCAACAATTTCAGCAAAGAGCCGGCTGTTATTACGGCAATCATGACCCACTACGCATTTTACATTTCCTTTTCCGAAACTGTTATTGAGATAATTGGCATAACCCTGTGTGGCCATTCCAACAGTATATTTGTTCATGCGGTTGGTACCAATGCCCATAATTCCACGTAACCCTCCCGTACCAAATTCGAGGTTTCGGTAAAATGAATCGGCCAGTTCATCCGGATGATCCTGCTGTAGTTTCTTAATTTCTTCTTTAATAGATGGTTCAAAATTTCCGTCGAGCCATTTCTGTACATTGGCCTGAATCGTTGCCTGCATAGTAAAGTTTTTTAGGTAGTCAAATGTAGGATTCATTTGCATTTGTTTCAAGTACATTGTTCAGAAACTGATTTTATTTACCGAGTTCCGTATTTTGCACGTGTCAATGAAGGTTCGCCACTATATTAAACAGGTTGTTTTACTGGTCTTTGTTTTTGCCATTGTTTCACAGCAGGCAGAAGCCCAGCAGTATTTTCTACCCCCCTCTGATCAGTACCGGCCCGACCGCTTACGCAAAGTGGTGTGGAGTGAATCGGTTGTATTTGTACTTACATCTGTTGGCTTGTATTATTTATGGTATAAAAAATTCCCAAAGAGCCGTTTTCATTTCCTGAACGATAACAGGGAATGGCTCATGGTTGATAAAATTGGTCATGCCACTACTGCTTATAACGTTTCAGTAATGGAGCATGATCTGCTTCGCTGGAGCGGTGTAAATCCCAACAAAGCAATTGTTGGTGGTGCACTAACTTCTCTTGCTTTTTTAAGTATAGTTGAAGTAATGGATGGTTTTTCGAATGGCTGGGGATTTTCAACCGGTGATATGCTGGCCAATATTTCAGGTGCTGCCATGTTTGCTGCTCAGCAAAAAGGTTGGGGTGAACAGCGAATCGGGTTAAAATTTTCAGCCAGTTTTTCGCCCTATGCACAATACAACTCCAGTCTGCTTGGAAAGAAATGGGCTTCACGGATTATGAAAGATTATAACGGACAAACCTACTGGCTCTCATTAAATCTGCGTTCGTTTATGAAAACAAACAGTACTTTTCCTGTATGGGCAAATATTGCAGTTGGATATGGAGCTGACGGAATGATTGGTGCAAATGAAAATCCTTCCTCTATTAAAGGAAAAGATATCCCTGCTTTTAAACGAAGCAGGCAATTTTACCTGGCACCCGATGCAGATCTCTTCCGTATAAAATCATCGTCGGCTGTAAATGCACCCCTATATTTGTTACGATTTGTAAAAATACCTGCGCCTGCAATTGAGTTCAATACAGGCGGCAAAGTAAAATTCAAAGCCATTCAATTTTAATACTATGACGCAAGGATTGTTTTATGCCATTGTTTTTCCTTTTCTTCTGCTGTATGTTATGCGTGGATTACTGATGGTTGGATACGACAACCTGAAGTATAAGAATAATTTAAAAAAAAGCGGAACGATTGCAAAAGGTTTGGTCCTGAAACTGCTTACGCTTAAACCTCTTTTGCAGAATAAACTAATGCCAAAAGGAGTTGATTACAAAGTGTATGAACGCTTTCAGAAAAAATCAACCATATATTATGCAGGTTTATGGGTTTGTCTTTTTTTGATGCTGTTTCTTGGCTCAAGCATTTACATGAATGCATTTTAATACTACCAGCTGAATGTGAACTGTGTATCAGGATAAGTTAAGCGGTGACTTTTGCGGTTGCCATTATTGATAAAGTGTATGATATTGATCTGATCCTGCCGCTGAGAATATAACAAGTCATTAAACACAGTTGCTGTTTTCAGCCGGTTTACATTTTTAATAACGAGATAAGTCCAGATAGCTTCCTCTTCCCTTTCGAACCCAATCAGCTCAAAACTTGCCAGCTTTCCATCAATTGAAATTTTTAAATGCTTCTGAAAAAAGGTATTCAGTAACGCTTCATTCTTTTTCTTATCGGCTGCATTTAGTATCGCCACCTTTGCTGTAAACTCTTTCTGCAGGGCAGATTCAAGATCATCAATAAAAAGCTTGCCGGCAATCTGCACTTCTTTTTCGGCAGGCTTGTATTCAATTTCTGTAACACTCACATAGTAAGGATGCATCATAAAAGATCCAAGCGCCAAAATACATGGAACAAGAAGGATTAAAACCAACCTATATAAGCCTATTTTAAAATTACGATCCCGCCGCTTATATAATATTACCGCCATTTTCATTTTTCTTTTGAAGATTACAAACTTCTGGTTTATTTTCCATGCTTTAACTGTCTTCAACGCAAATATGGGGGATTTTGGCTTTTATTTAAAAGAAGGGGTTTATCATATAACCGACTGGAAAGGTTATGATCATATCATGTTTGTGATGGCTCTTTGTCTTCCTTATTTGCTGAAAGACTGGCGGCGGGTACTCATCCTCATCACAGCTTTTACTATCGGGCACAGTATTACACTTGCATTGAGTGTGTTTAATAAAATTCTTGTACCAAGTGCATGGATTGAATTCCTGATTCCTGTAACCATTTTTATTACCGCACTGGAAAATTTACTGGGCAACAATACCGATAAGAAGCATACCAGCTGGCGCTATGCATCTGCATTGCTGTTTGGTTTAATTCATGGTATGGGTTTCAGCAATTATTTAAAAAGTATGCTGGGCAAAAGTGAAAACATCTTCAGCCAGTTACTTGGATTTAATCTTGGTCTTGAAGCAGGACAGTTGTTGATTGTTGCCGTTGTACTTTTTATTTCATTTGTTTTTGTGCAGCTGTTAAAAACAGAGCGGAGAGAATGGACTGTGTTTATGAGCGGAGGTATTTTTGGTTTATCACTCATCATGGCAATTGAACGGATTCCTTTTTAAAATTTTGAATTATGCATATTCGTTTTTTAATTTCTTTCTTACTGATCTCGGTGATTGGCATGGCACAACCACCACAGAGTAATCCCGGAAGTAATCATGGCAACCGCTTTGAGCAGCTGGGTTATTTATTACAGAGTCCCAATGAATATCGTACCGCCAGCGGTGCACCTGGTCCTAAGTACTGGCAGCAGCGTGCTGATTACGATATGAGTGTTGAACTGGATGAAACCAATCTCCGTTTAACAGGATCTGAAACCATTACCTATTTCAACAATTCACCAGATCAGCTTACATATATATGGATGCAGTTGGATGGTAACATTCATGATCCTAACAGTGATAACTTACGCAACAGCCGTAACCGTATGGAAACGCAGATGAGTAACAATCAGCTTACACGTTTAGAACAATGGCGTATGGCAGAAGAACAGGGTTTGGGAGTGAAGATCACCAAACTGACTGATGCTGCAGGTACTGCATTAAAATATACCATCAACAAAACCATGATGCGTATTGATTTACCGGTTGCTTTAAAACCCGGACAAAAACTGGTGTTCAAGCTCGACTGGAATTATAAAATCCCTGATCGTGGTATTTGGGGAAGCCGTGGTGGTTATGAATTGTTTCCTGAAGATGGAAATGCAGTGTTTACCATGAGCCAGTTCTACCCACGCCTGGCAGTGTACAGTGATTTCCAGGGATGGCAGAACACACAGTTCAGCGGCGGCGCTGAGTTTGCATTAACGTTTGGCAACTTTAAAGTAAAGATGACAGTGCCCGGTGATTTTGTAATTGCTGCAACAGGTGAATGCCAGAATTACAAACAGCTTTTAACAGCTGCACAGTTTCAACGCTGGACAACTGCACTGGCTGCAAAAGATGTAACAGAAGTTGTAACACTTGATGAAGCTGTTGCCAATGAAAAAGAGAAAGCAACCGATAAAAAACATGGATCTATGAATCAGAGAATGTAAGAGACTTTGCATGGGGAGCCAGCCGCAAGTTTGTATGGGATGCCATGCCAACCTATGTAGAAGGAAAGAAGATCATGAGCATGAGTTATTATCCGAAAGAAGCATATGGTTTGTGGCGCAAGTACTCAACAAAAGTTACTGCACATACATTGAAAGTATATTCAAAACATACCATTCCTTATCCTTACCCGGTTGCTATTTCAGTAGAAGCATCACAGGGTATGGAATATCCAATGATCGCCTTCAATTTCGGTCGCACAGAAAAAGATGGTACCTACAGTGAAGCAACCAAGTACGGAATGATTGGTGTGGTGATTCATGAAGTAGGTCACAACTTCTTCCCGATGATTGTAAACAGTGATGAAAGACAATACTGGTGGATGGATGAAGGATTAAACACTTTCACACAATTTTTAACAGAAGGAGAATTTGATAACAACTATCCTTCACGTCGTGGTCCTGCTCATCTAATTACTGATTACATGAAGCTGCCCAAAGATCAACTGGAACCGATCATGACGATGGGTGATAACGTAGCACAGGTGGGAAGCAATGCATATGCAAAAGCAGCAACC carries:
- a CDS encoding chloride channel protein; translated protein: MQFVMVIATFTGLASGLVAVLLKTVVHFVQHLIYGIPISFFGYLLFPAIGLVLTVFIIRHFFGGQIEKGIAMVLRAIARKSSFIPLSHTYLHVVTSSVTVGLGGSVGLEAPIVATGSAVGSNLSRISDLNYQERTLLIACGAAAGISAVFNAPIAGVIFAIEVLLAETVVSYFIPLMISSVVGALCSKIILKEESLFNFVLKQSFDYKNVPFYILLGILAGFISLYYARTYKRTEQRIHGWKMNGYLKAAIGGLLLLLIYFVFPPLFGEGYNSVKAVANGTLTSFTDNTTLFSILNDNWGIIAFTGLIVLFKPIAAGITIGAGGNGGNFAPSLFTGAYLGFFFSKLMNTTPWIKIPEGNFSLVGMSGVLSGVMYAPLTAIFLIAEITNGYELFIPLMIVSSISFFIVKSYEPFSMEIKKLAKEGQIFTHKKEKNILTTIQLADMLQDTYDSISVDKKLKDLVEIIKQSEKNIFAVVDGKERFIGIIELNDIKQRIFQPDQFERTSIRSLMKKPSAILQLDNDMHTVMEKFDITQSWYLPVLTKEKKFIGFISKTKLFNKYREILASQGDLYEQA
- a CDS encoding protein-L-isoaspartate(D-aspartate) O-methyltransferase; protein product: MRRFEDSYRPKGLRKKLVDLLRSKGITDERVLEAINTLPRHYFLDTAFDEIAYEDRAFPIDEGQTISQPYTVAYQTQLLDIKPYDKVLEIGTGSAYQACVLAEMNAQVYSIERQKKLYDFNKVAFPFLKKYHNIKFFFGDGFEGLPTYAPFDKVIITAAAPFVPPKLIEQMKVGGKMVIPVDEGDAQRMKRLTKLADGSYSEEEFDAFSFVPMLGGKQNGK
- a CDS encoding phospho-sugar mutase; its protein translation is MQATIQANVQKWLDGNFEPSIKEEIKKLQQDHPDELADSFYRNLEFGTGGLRGIMGIGTNRMNKYTVGMATQGYANYLNNSFGKGNVKCVVGHDCRNNSRLFAEIVANVMGANGIKVYLFEELRPTPELSFAIRHLGCQGGVVCTASHNPKEYNGYKAYWNDGGQLVPPDDKNVIIEVDKILSVDDVKWSGGESNITLIGKEMDDAYLTMVEGLSVYPEVCKAQHDLKIVYTSIHGTGITLVPEILKRFGFTNVTIVDEQKIPDGNFPTVVYPNPEEAEAMSIGLKKAKELDADILLGTDPDSDRVGIGIKDLNGNWVLMNGNQTAVLAFNYMIEARKAKGINQPNDMVVKTIVTTEMIDTIAKVIGINCYNVLTGFKWIAELIKEKEGKENYIVGGEESYGLMIGSKIRDKDAISAVALLCEMAAYEKNKGRSLYQKMIDLYVQYGFYKENLISITKKGMNGQAEIAAMMEGYRTNTPTSINGSAVVQLLDYQLQKGKNVQTGEEWTINLPKSNVLQFILADGSKISARPSGTEPKIKFYFSVHDKLDKAENFDAVHQQLNDRIDGIIKDMKLK
- a CDS encoding DUF2279 domain-containing protein; this encodes MKVRHYIKQVVLLVFVFAIVSQQAEAQQYFLPPSDQYRPDRLRKVVWSESVVFVLTSVGLYYLWYKKFPKSRFHFLNDNREWLMVDKIGHATTAYNVSVMEHDLLRWSGVNPNKAIVGGALTSLAFLSIVEVMDGFSNGWGFSTGDMLANISGAAMFAAQQKGWGEQRIGLKFSASFSPYAQYNSSLLGKKWASRIMKDYNGQTYWLSLNLRSFMKTNSTFPVWANIAVGYGADGMIGANENPSSIKGKDIPAFKRSRQFYLAPDADLFRIKSSSAVNAPLYLLRFVKIPAPAIEFNTGGKVKFKAIQF
- a CDS encoding HupE/UreJ family protein, producing the protein MGDFGFYLKEGVYHITDWKGYDHIMFVMALCLPYLLKDWRRVLILITAFTIGHSITLALSVFNKILVPSAWIEFLIPVTIFITALENLLGNNTDKKHTSWRYASALLFGLIHGMGFSNYLKSMLGKSENIFSQLLGFNLGLEAGQLLIVAVVLFISFVFVQLLKTERREWTVFMSGGIFGLSLIMAIERIPF